In Streptomyces sp. NBC_00483, a single window of DNA contains:
- a CDS encoding zinc ribbon domain-containing protein, with protein sequence MDLTTGEALGEAGVVERAGWLTTLVGEMVEGLVSAHWTQADLAQLASGVDRFGVALPSQAWMALRRLGWGSVAPEGVYVSDRVARMVQEQAGRVLRSAWWRAQLADAVLATWPADPDRRTTQEWEALRAALPDGSGAVASSVLKARTRQIAAHRARHDSLPAGLTECEDVPRVGGQVLLAAVDRRMAVLERCDQDPVRYAVLTVRLPVRPDPMTRTDWHPVRLRFRLPPHVPAAAVLCPPTLRIRQGRLLLDVPYAHPVPKTEKSGHRVAVAFDWGLNTLFTGGRLHLSDEAQPRVVTERRPLFFRADGVLAKTDRLRVQGEHLHTRITALDTLTASRTARGLPPDPWVRGKLSVLEAERERVGRKRSRLNAHLARAAARFMVDHARAAGASVIYLEDLRDMEARDRGRTLNTRLSQTVRGAIVTHARHQAAVHGIAVVIVPPRGTSKYCPRCLTAFRHHRAPDDPRPGWAWASCPNTACGYSTGRDQAAWQRIGARGLTHQHATCPDRTSGTYVIRGVIEALDRASAVHPQTPDRTKSGPTTRRPVPGKRRRVPAPPDTPTPAPAGTAGPGGKRPAGRLPTHPTRRSQRWPRQQGPTTIGTPTRPPRPSGARLGAGFHRHAHTTPTRRQRWPWPSPPPGPSRTPGMTQEAQAN encoded by the coding sequence GTGGACCTGACGACCGGCGAAGCCTTGGGTGAGGCGGGAGTGGTGGAGCGGGCCGGCTGGCTCACCACGCTGGTCGGCGAGATGGTCGAAGGGTTGGTCAGCGCACACTGGACACAGGCTGATCTGGCTCAACTGGCCTCCGGAGTCGACCGGTTCGGGGTGGCGTTGCCGTCGCAGGCGTGGATGGCGTTGCGCCGCCTGGGCTGGGGTTCGGTGGCACCGGAGGGTGTGTACGTGTCCGATCGGGTGGCGCGGATGGTGCAGGAACAGGCGGGCCGGGTCTTGAGGTCGGCCTGGTGGCGCGCCCAGCTTGCCGATGCGGTGCTGGCGACCTGGCCCGCCGATCCCGACCGCCGCACGACGCAGGAGTGGGAAGCGCTGCGGGCCGCGCTGCCCGATGGCAGCGGTGCGGTGGCATCCAGTGTGCTGAAGGCCCGCACCCGGCAGATCGCCGCCCACAGGGCCCGGCACGACTCGCTTCCGGCGGGGCTGACCGAGTGCGAGGACGTCCCGCGGGTAGGTGGGCAGGTGCTGCTGGCCGCCGTCGACCGTCGGATGGCCGTTCTGGAGCGCTGCGATCAGGACCCGGTCCGCTATGCGGTGCTGACTGTGCGGCTGCCAGTGCGGCCCGACCCTATGACCCGGACAGACTGGCATCCGGTGCGTCTCCGTTTCCGCCTGCCTCCGCATGTCCCCGCGGCCGCGGTGCTGTGCCCGCCCACCCTGCGGATCCGCCAGGGCCGCCTGCTGCTGGACGTGCCCTACGCCCACCCGGTGCCCAAGACCGAAAAGTCGGGTCATCGGGTGGCCGTGGCCTTCGATTGGGGACTGAACACCCTGTTCACCGGCGGCCGCCTGCACCTCTCCGACGAGGCCCAGCCCCGCGTGGTCACCGAGAGGCGGCCGCTGTTCTTCCGCGCGGACGGGGTGCTGGCCAAGACCGACCGGCTGCGCGTCCAGGGCGAGCACCTGCATACCCGCATCACTGCGCTCGATACCCTGACCGCGTCCCGCACCGCACGCGGCCTGCCCCCGGATCCGTGGGTGCGCGGCAAGCTTTCCGTTCTGGAGGCGGAGAGGGAGCGGGTCGGCCGCAAGCGGTCTCGCCTCAACGCGCATCTGGCGCGGGCGGCGGCCCGGTTCATGGTCGACCACGCGCGGGCGGCCGGGGCGAGCGTCATCTATCTGGAGGATCTGCGGGACATGGAGGCCCGCGACAGGGGCCGCACGCTGAACACCCGGCTGTCTCAGACGGTGCGCGGCGCGATCGTCACCCACGCCCGGCATCAGGCCGCCGTCCACGGCATCGCGGTGGTGATCGTCCCGCCGCGCGGCACGTCGAAGTACTGCCCGCGCTGCCTCACCGCCTTCCGTCACCACCGCGCCCCGGATGACCCCCGCCCCGGGTGGGCGTGGGCGAGCTGCCCGAACACTGCCTGCGGGTACAGCACCGGCCGGGATCAGGCCGCCTGGCAGCGGATCGGTGCCCGCGGGCTGACCCACCAGCACGCCACCTGCCCCGATCGCACCAGCGGCACCTATGTGATCCGCGGCGTCATCGAGGCCCTGGACCGCGCCAGTGCGGTCCACCCGCAGACTCCGGACCGCACCAAGAGCGGTCCGACAACCAGACGCCCTGTGCCCGGCAAGCGGCGCAGGGTCCCCGCCCCACCCGATACCCCCACCCCCGCCCCGGCGGGGACGGCGGGTCCGGGTGGCAAGCGTCCGGCGGGGCGGCTCCCCACGCACCCGACACGCCGCAGCCAGCGGTGGCCACGGCAGCAGGGCCCGACCACGATTGGCACCCCTACACGGCCACCCCGGCCGAGCGGGGCACGACTCGGGGCAGGCTTCCACCGCCACGCCCACACCACACCCACCCGAAGGCAGAGGTGGCCGTGGCCGAGTC
- a CDS encoding haloacid dehalogenase-like hydrolase produces the protein MNFTKADSLRKKPLLLATAGAALAAAVATTVLWPGADASATTSGDVRAVAAQLKHWPRPQAKQLARVIAAHEHQGAYATFDADNTTYRNDLEESLLPFLEMKGVLTRDTMDPSLKVIPFKDTATHKETLTEYYNRLCEVDDQVCYPWAAQIFSGFTLKQLKGYVDELLAYDKPLPGGAEPPEFSDGMRELYHALRSHGIEVYVVSAASEDLVRMVLGDPKYGYDVKPENVLGVAALLKDRKTGDVTSSRKEIAAGTFDQKALEDRELTPNLWAPATWYEGKPAAISTYIDAWKKPILAAGDTPKSDGPMLFRSVDVAHGGVRVWVNRKDSSMKELNGMKADGVKRQKELGQKVTADKRWVTVTPEQIR, from the coding sequence GTGAACTTCACCAAGGCAGACTCCCTGCGCAAGAAGCCCCTCCTGCTCGCCACCGCGGGCGCCGCCCTCGCCGCCGCCGTCGCCACGACCGTGCTGTGGCCGGGCGCCGACGCGTCCGCCACCACCTCCGGTGACGTACGCGCGGTGGCCGCCCAGCTGAAGCACTGGCCGAGACCGCAGGCCAAGCAGCTCGCCCGGGTGATCGCGGCGCACGAGCACCAGGGCGCGTACGCGACCTTCGACGCGGACAACACGACGTACCGCAACGACCTGGAGGAGTCGCTGCTGCCCTTCCTGGAGATGAAGGGCGTCCTGACGCGGGACACGATGGACCCGTCGCTGAAGGTGATCCCCTTCAAGGACACGGCGACGCACAAGGAGACCCTGACCGAGTACTACAACCGGCTGTGCGAGGTCGACGACCAGGTCTGCTATCCGTGGGCGGCGCAGATCTTCTCCGGGTTCACGCTCAAGCAACTCAAGGGCTACGTCGACGAGTTGCTCGCTTACGACAAGCCGCTGCCGGGCGGTGCGGAGCCGCCGGAGTTCTCGGACGGCATGCGGGAGCTGTACCACGCGCTGCGCTCGCACGGCATCGAGGTGTACGTGGTGAGCGCCGCGAGCGAGGACCTCGTCCGCATGGTGCTCGGCGACCCGAAGTACGGCTACGACGTGAAGCCCGAGAACGTGCTCGGGGTCGCCGCCCTGCTCAAGGACCGCAAGACGGGTGACGTCACGAGCTCCCGCAAGGAGATCGCGGCCGGGACGTTCGACCAGAAGGCCCTGGAGGACCGGGAGTTGACGCCGAACCTGTGGGCTCCGGCGACCTGGTACGAGGGCAAGCCCGCCGCCATCAGTACGTACATCGACGCCTGGAAGAAGCCGATCCTCGCGGCCGGGGACACGCCCAAGAGCGACGGCCCGATGCTGTTCCGGTCGGTGGACGTGGCGCACGGCGGCGTCCGCGTCTGGGTCAACCGCAAGGACAGCTCCATGAAGGAGCTGAACGGGATGAAGGCGGACGGGGTGAAGCGGCAGAAGGAGCTCGGGCAGAAGGTCACCGCCGACAAGCGATGGGTGACCGTGACTCCTGAGCAGATCCGTTAG
- the glgX gene encoding glycogen debranching protein GlgX → MSSAPEQEAVQSAPRAGNGRALPAPFTGRGREREHVSPLEPVWPGTPVPLGARFRVGPEGVAGTNFALWAGGAESVELCLFDEEGRERRAALTELTHEIWHGFVPGVLPGQRYGFRVHGRWDPWTGARWNPAKLLLDPYARAVDGEFGLPPEVYGHVRDWPEQHVADTVRDNRDSAPYVPKGVVVHDDASGDEWVDDRRPKTPWADSVIYEVHVRGFTRQHPGIPEELRGTYAGLAHPAAIEHLVNLGVTAVELLPVHQFAHEDHLLRRGLRNYWGYNSIGYFAPHAGYAASGTGGQQVGEFKRMVRALHDAGIEVILDVVYNHTAEAGELGPMLSLKGIDNRGYYRLQDDARRYADYTGCGNTLHVVQPQVLRLITDSLRYWVTEMGVDGFRFDLAAALARSMHDVDMLSPFLAVIAQDPVLRRVKLIAEPWDVGSGGYQVGSFPPLWTEWNDRYRDAVRDFWRGALPDVRDLGYRLSGSSDLYAWGGRRPYASVNFITAHDGFTLRDLVSYERKHNEANGEGNRDGTHDNRSWNCGVEGETDDADVRALRRRQLRNLLTTLLLSTGVPMLVAGDEFGRTQRGNNNAYCQDNEISWVDWGLLDDPGCRELFALTARLVALRHAHPVLRRRAFFSGRAHSADGLRDLAWFTSRGTEMTEGDWYAPAATVGMYLSGRDIPGRDARGEPITDDSFLAVLHAGDRAESFVLPGEPWARSYEVVVDTGEEEQGAAPAVLHEAGATVTVEARTVLLLKVRT, encoded by the coding sequence GTGTCGAGCGCACCCGAGCAGGAGGCAGTTCAGAGCGCGCCGCGCGCGGGCAATGGCAGAGCGCTGCCCGCCCCGTTCACCGGTCGCGGCCGCGAGCGGGAGCACGTGTCCCCGCTGGAGCCGGTGTGGCCGGGCACGCCCGTGCCGCTCGGCGCCCGCTTCCGGGTCGGACCGGAGGGTGTGGCCGGCACCAACTTCGCCCTGTGGGCGGGCGGCGCCGAGTCCGTCGAGCTGTGCCTGTTCGACGAGGAAGGACGTGAACGCCGGGCTGCTCTCACCGAGCTGACGCACGAGATCTGGCACGGCTTCGTGCCGGGAGTGCTTCCGGGACAGCGCTACGGCTTCCGGGTGCACGGCCGCTGGGACCCGTGGACGGGCGCCCGCTGGAACCCGGCGAAGCTGCTGCTCGACCCGTACGCGCGGGCGGTGGACGGCGAGTTCGGGCTGCCGCCCGAGGTCTACGGGCACGTACGGGACTGGCCCGAGCAGCATGTGGCCGACACGGTGCGCGACAATCGGGACTCGGCGCCGTACGTCCCGAAGGGCGTGGTCGTGCACGACGACGCGTCCGGCGACGAGTGGGTGGACGACCGGCGCCCGAAGACGCCCTGGGCGGACTCGGTGATCTACGAGGTGCACGTGCGCGGCTTCACGCGTCAACACCCGGGGATTCCGGAGGAGTTGAGGGGTACGTACGCGGGGCTCGCGCACCCCGCCGCGATCGAGCACCTCGTGAATCTCGGGGTGACGGCGGTGGAGCTGCTTCCGGTGCACCAGTTCGCGCACGAGGACCATCTGCTGCGCCGGGGCCTGCGCAACTACTGGGGCTACAACTCCATCGGCTACTTCGCCCCGCACGCGGGATACGCGGCGTCCGGCACGGGCGGGCAGCAGGTGGGTGAGTTCAAGCGGATGGTGCGGGCGCTGCACGACGCGGGGATCGAGGTCATCCTCGACGTGGTCTACAACCACACGGCGGAGGCCGGCGAGCTGGGCCCGATGCTGTCCCTGAAGGGCATCGACAACCGCGGCTACTACCGCCTCCAGGACGACGCGCGCCGCTACGCCGACTACACGGGCTGCGGCAACACGCTGCACGTGGTGCAGCCGCAGGTGCTGAGGCTGATCACGGACTCGCTCAGGTACTGGGTCACGGAGATGGGCGTCGACGGCTTCCGCTTCGACCTAGCCGCGGCGCTCGCCCGCTCCATGCACGACGTCGACATGCTCTCCCCCTTCCTCGCGGTCATCGCGCAGGACCCGGTGCTTCGCCGGGTGAAGCTGATCGCCGAGCCGTGGGACGTCGGCTCGGGCGGCTACCAGGTCGGCTCCTTCCCGCCCCTGTGGACGGAGTGGAACGACCGCTACCGCGACGCCGTCCGCGACTTCTGGCGCGGCGCGCTGCCCGACGTACGGGACCTGGGGTATCGCCTGTCGGGGTCGAGCGACCTGTACGCGTGGGGCGGGCGCAGGCCCTACGCCTCGGTCAACTTCATCACCGCCCACGACGGCTTCACACTCCGCGACCTCGTGTCGTACGAGCGGAAGCACAACGAGGCCAACGGGGAGGGCAACCGGGACGGCACGCACGACAACCGGTCGTGGAACTGCGGCGTCGAGGGCGAGACCGACGACGCGGATGTACGGGCCCTGCGCAGACGGCAGTTGCGCAATCTCCTGACGACGCTGCTGTTGTCGACCGGGGTGCCGATGCTGGTGGCGGGCGACGAGTTCGGGCGCACGCAGCGCGGCAACAACAACGCGTACTGCCAGGACAACGAGATCAGCTGGGTGGACTGGGGGCTTCTCGACGACCCCGGCTGCCGGGAGCTGTTCGCCCTCACCGCACGGCTCGTCGCGCTGCGGCACGCGCACCCCGTGCTGCGGCGCCGCGCGTTCTTCTCGGGGCGCGCGCACTCGGCGGACGGGCTGCGGGACCTGGCGTGGTTCACCTCGCGCGGCACCGAGATGACGGAGGGCGACTGGTACGCGCCCGCCGCCACGGTCGGCATGTATCTGTCGGGGCGCGACATCCCTGGCCGGGACGCCCGGGGCGAGCCCATCACCGACGACAGCTTCCTCGCGGTCCTGCACGCGGGCGACCGGGCCGAGAGCTTCGTGCTGCCGGGCGAGCCCTGGGCCAGGTCGTACGAGGTGGTGGTGGACACCGGCGAGGAGGAGCAGGGCGCGGCGCCGGCCGTGCTGCACGAGGCCGGCGCCACGGTCACGGTGGAGGCCAGGACGGTGCTGCTTCTGAAGGTCAGGACGTAG
- a CDS encoding ATP-binding protein, translating into MAGLEGVEQPRRHGSATAARWSPAVEDEHALRALELFGNPAEAEVSLPSRPESAATARRLAQVVVLRHWGLSPKMTEDGVLLVSELVGNAVRHTGARHFGLRMLRRRGWIRIEVRDPSRGLPCLMPVHELDISGRGLFLVDKLSDRWGVDLLPRGKTTWFEMRVADR; encoded by the coding sequence ATGGCGGGGCTTGAGGGTGTGGAACAACCGCGGCGGCACGGGAGTGCGACCGCGGCGCGCTGGTCTCCCGCGGTCGAGGACGAACACGCCCTGAGGGCACTGGAGTTGTTCGGAAATCCGGCCGAGGCGGAGGTGTCACTGCCGTCGCGCCCCGAGTCGGCCGCGACCGCACGACGGCTCGCACAGGTGGTCGTCCTGCGCCACTGGGGCCTCTCCCCGAAAATGACCGAGGACGGCGTCCTGCTCGTCTCCGAGCTCGTCGGCAACGCGGTGCGGCACACCGGTGCCCGCCACTTCGGCCTGCGCATGCTGCGCCGCCGCGGCTGGATCCGCATCGAGGTGCGCGACCCGTCCCGCGGCCTGCCCTGCCTGATGCCGGTGCACGAGCTCGACATCTCCGGGCGCGGCCTCTTCCTCGTCGACAAGCTCTCCGACCGCTGGGGCGTCGACCTGCTGCCGCGCGGCAAGACGACCTGGTTCGAGATGCGCGTCGCCGACCGCTGA
- a CDS encoding L,D-transpeptidase, which yields MNGRRPISAFLLGTALFLVTACGGGGGGSGDDKGDSGQAADKESQAVVAVAPKNGADGVATSGALKVTADKGKLTEVKVADTKGNEVQGAITGGGSSWTPARHLAASTEYKVHAVAKDKAGRESAKDSTFTTLTPKNTFIGTFTPEDGSKVGVGMPFSIRFSRGITHPEDVEKAISVKAEPSVPVESHWFGNDRIDFRPEKYWAKGTKVTVKLNLDGVEGRPGVYGKQVKTVKFTVGRSQISTVDAKTHMMTVKRDGKTIKKIPITTGKPGYETWSGTMVISERLRVTRMNGETVGYGGEYDIKDVPHAQRLTDSGTFIHGNYWGGGTFGNVNSSHGCIGLRDVRGGYDKKVPAAWFFDQSMTGDVVVVKNTHDKTVDAGNGLNGWNMSWADWKK from the coding sequence TTGAACGGGCGACGACCGATATCCGCGTTTCTGCTGGGAACGGCACTCTTCCTTGTCACCGCATGTGGCGGTGGTGGCGGTGGATCGGGTGACGACAAGGGGGATTCCGGCCAGGCGGCCGACAAGGAGTCGCAGGCCGTGGTGGCGGTGGCGCCCAAGAACGGCGCCGACGGCGTCGCGACCAGCGGGGCCCTGAAGGTCACCGCGGACAAGGGCAAGCTGACCGAGGTGAAGGTCGCCGACACCAAGGGCAACGAGGTGCAGGGCGCGATAACCGGCGGCGGCAGCAGCTGGACCCCGGCGCGGCACCTCGCCGCGTCGACCGAGTACAAGGTGCACGCGGTCGCCAAGGACAAGGCCGGCCGCGAGTCCGCCAAGGACTCCACGTTCACCACGCTCACCCCGAAGAACACCTTCATCGGCACGTTCACCCCGGAGGACGGCTCGAAGGTCGGCGTCGGCATGCCGTTCTCGATCCGCTTCTCGCGCGGCATCACGCACCCCGAGGACGTCGAGAAGGCGATATCGGTCAAGGCCGAGCCCTCCGTCCCGGTCGAGAGCCACTGGTTCGGCAACGACCGCATCGACTTCCGCCCGGAGAAGTACTGGGCGAAGGGCACCAAGGTCACGGTCAAGCTGAACCTCGACGGCGTCGAGGGCCGGCCCGGTGTCTACGGCAAGCAGGTCAAGACCGTGAAGTTCACCGTCGGCCGCAGCCAGATCTCCACGGTCGACGCCAAGACCCACATGATGACGGTCAAGCGCGACGGCAAGACCATCAAGAAGATCCCGATCACCACGGGCAAGCCGGGCTACGAGACCTGGAGCGGCACGATGGTGATCAGCGAGCGGCTGCGTGTGACCCGCATGAACGGCGAGACGGTCGGCTACGGCGGCGAGTACGACATCAAGGACGTCCCGCACGCCCAGCGCCTGACCGACTCCGGCACGTTCATCCACGGCAACTACTGGGGCGGCGGCACCTTCGGCAACGTCAACTCCAGCCACGGCTGCATCGGCCTGCGCGACGTCCGCGGCGGCTACGACAAGAAGGTCCCGGCGGCCTGGTTCTTCGACCAGTCGATGACGGGCGACGTGGTGGTGGTCAAGAACACCCACGACAAGACGGTCGACGCGGGCAACGGCCTGAACGGTTGGAACATGTCTTGGGCGGACTGGAAGAAGTAG
- a CDS encoding AraC family transcriptional regulator, with translation MSTGSQEFVRATPRPGGPIVSAVGYRTRGLPPALHRGLPSPYLTVIFTLDEPVVGGHTPEEALGPDAVRTDIVVGGLHQSPEFIAQSGSEGGIQLAVHPLAARALLGAPAADLAGPVAVEGADVLGRTAALVREELAELDDWRARFELVSDYVTRRTAEDPLAGVRPEVAEAWTWLARHRGAGTLKGLAAHVALSERRLTTLFRAETGLSPKQAARLMRFQHAKAAVVRAVAAGAPPDLSRVAAEHGYCDHSHLVRDFRQYTGLSPTGWLAEECRNIQAGGHHNGEDSEP, from the coding sequence ATGAGCACCGGCTCCCAGGAGTTCGTGCGCGCGACTCCACGGCCTGGCGGCCCGATCGTCTCAGCGGTCGGCTATCGCACCCGTGGCCTGCCTCCCGCGCTCCACCGCGGCCTGCCCTCCCCGTACCTCACGGTGATCTTCACTCTCGACGAGCCGGTCGTCGGCGGCCACACCCCCGAGGAGGCCCTGGGCCCCGACGCGGTCCGCACGGACATCGTCGTGGGCGGGCTGCACCAGAGCCCCGAGTTCATCGCGCAGTCGGGGTCCGAGGGCGGCATCCAGCTCGCCGTGCACCCTCTCGCGGCCCGCGCGCTGCTGGGGGCGCCCGCGGCCGACCTCGCGGGGCCCGTGGCGGTCGAGGGCGCGGACGTGCTCGGCCGGACGGCGGCGCTCGTACGGGAGGAGCTGGCCGAACTGGACGACTGGCGGGCCCGCTTCGAGCTCGTCTCCGACTACGTGACGCGGCGGACGGCCGAGGACCCGCTGGCCGGCGTGCGCCCCGAGGTCGCAGAGGCGTGGACCTGGCTCGCCCGGCACCGCGGCGCGGGCACCCTGAAGGGGCTCGCCGCGCACGTCGCCCTCAGCGAGCGCCGCCTCACCACGCTGTTCCGCGCCGAGACGGGCCTCAGCCCCAAGCAGGCCGCCCGCCTGATGCGCTTCCAGCACGCGAAGGCCGCCGTCGTCCGCGCCGTGGCCGCGGGCGCCCCGCCGGACCTGTCCCGCGTCGCCGCGGAGCACGGGTACTGCGACCACTCGCACCTGGTCCGCGACTTCCGCCAGTACACGGGCCTGAGCCCGACCGGCTGGCTCGCCGAGGAGTGCCGAAACATCCAAGCCGGGGGACACCACAACGGCGAAGACTCGGAGCCATGA
- a CDS encoding enoyl-CoA hydratase/isomerase family protein, producing the protein MTVHLEVADGVGTIRLDRPPMNALDVAVQDRIKELAEEATTRDDIRAVVVRGSEKVFAAGADIKEMREMDHAAMVARSRGLQDSFTAVARIPKPVVAAVTGYALGGGCELALCADFRIAADNAKLGQPEILLGLIPGAGGTQRLSRLVGPSKAKDLIFTGRQVRADEALTLGLVDRVVPAAEVFDAANAWAGQLAKGPAIALRAAKESIDTGLETDLDTGLAIERNWFAGLFATQDRETGMRSFVEEGPGKAKFA; encoded by the coding sequence ATGACCGTTCACCTTGAAGTAGCCGACGGCGTCGGGACCATCCGCCTGGACCGCCCCCCGATGAACGCCCTGGACGTCGCCGTCCAGGACCGCATCAAGGAACTCGCCGAGGAGGCCACGACCCGGGACGACATCCGGGCCGTGGTCGTCCGCGGCAGCGAGAAGGTGTTCGCGGCCGGCGCGGACATCAAGGAGATGCGGGAGATGGACCACGCGGCCATGGTCGCGCGATCCCGCGGACTTCAGGACTCGTTCACCGCGGTCGCCCGCATCCCGAAGCCCGTCGTCGCCGCCGTCACCGGCTACGCGCTGGGCGGCGGCTGCGAACTGGCGCTGTGCGCCGACTTCCGGATCGCCGCCGACAACGCCAAGCTCGGGCAGCCGGAGATCCTGCTCGGCCTGATCCCCGGCGCCGGCGGCACCCAGCGCCTGTCCCGGCTCGTCGGCCCGTCCAAGGCCAAGGACCTGATCTTCACGGGCCGCCAGGTGCGGGCCGACGAGGCGCTCACCCTCGGGCTCGTCGACCGGGTGGTCCCCGCGGCCGAGGTCTTCGACGCCGCGAACGCCTGGGCGGGGCAGCTTGCCAAGGGGCCCGCGATCGCGCTGCGGGCGGCGAAGGAGTCGATCGACACGGGCCTGGAGACGGACCTCGACACGGGTCTGGCGATCGAACGCAATTGGTTCGCAGGCCTGTTCGCCACACAGGACCGGGAGACCGGGATGCGCAGCTTTGTGGAAGAAGGCCCGGGTAAGGCGAAGTTCGCCTGA
- a CDS encoding VOC family protein: MNTTQSTQQSNQQTPREPAVWPTLQATDAPALIDFLVGTVGFLRTAVYEDGDRVAHAQLDWPEGGGIMLGSHKPDAEPGTWCVEPGTFGGYVVTARVDELYERLVDAGVKILREIEDQPYGSREFAITDPEGNKWSFGTYAGEPRPQGATS, encoded by the coding sequence ATGAACACCACACAGAGCACCCAGCAGAGCAACCAGCAGACACCCCGCGAGCCCGCCGTCTGGCCCACTCTCCAGGCGACCGACGCGCCCGCGCTCATCGACTTTCTCGTCGGCACCGTCGGCTTCCTGCGCACCGCCGTCTACGAGGACGGCGACCGCGTCGCCCACGCCCAGCTCGACTGGCCCGAGGGCGGCGGGATCATGCTCGGCTCCCACAAGCCGGACGCCGAACCGGGCACCTGGTGCGTCGAGCCGGGCACCTTCGGCGGCTACGTCGTGACCGCCCGGGTCGACGAGCTGTACGAGCGGCTCGTCGACGCGGGCGTCAAGATCCTCCGCGAGATCGAGGACCAGCCGTACGGCAGCCGCGAGTTCGCGATCACCGACCCGGAGGGCAACAAGTGGTCCTTCGGCACCTACGCGGGGGAGCCGCGCCCCCAGGGCGCTACGTCCTGA
- a CDS encoding L,D-transpeptidase — MRTAVRRARHAGATLGAVLTWAGLMGTLAGCGGDTTFGKPRSAKELIRVTPDDGAKGVRAGGRLQVTVPEGRLESVKVVRVQDAQERSVPGRLERDSMRWRPTGPGADRFALAAQYKVDAVAMDGHGRRVARHTTFKTYVPAKRFIGYVTPEHRAQVGTGMIVKVAFNREIENRAAVRRAIRVTAEPGVEIAPHWFGRSRLDFRPKNYWKPGTEVTVDLGLRDVQAAPGVYGLQDKAFTFTVGRSQVSVVDAASHTMRVHRRGKPMETVPITAGAPGSTTYNGKMVVSEKLDVTRMDSRTVGFGGEYDIPDVPHAIRLTDSGTFLHGNYWSDGVFGRSNVSHGCVGLRDVKGGGSRTPAGRFFGRSLIGDVVEVRNSADKKVAADNGLGGWNMDWTRWKAGGAVTS; from the coding sequence GTGAGAACAGCTGTGAGGCGTGCGCGGCACGCAGGGGCGACCTTGGGCGCCGTACTGACCTGGGCAGGACTGATGGGCACGCTCGCCGGATGCGGCGGCGACACGACGTTCGGAAAGCCGCGGTCCGCGAAGGAACTGATCCGGGTCACGCCCGACGACGGGGCGAAGGGCGTGCGGGCGGGCGGAAGGCTTCAAGTCACCGTTCCCGAGGGCCGGTTGGAGTCGGTCAAGGTCGTCAGGGTCCAGGACGCGCAGGAGCGGTCCGTGCCGGGCCGCCTGGAGCGGGACTCGATGCGCTGGCGCCCCACGGGCCCCGGCGCGGACCGCTTCGCGCTCGCCGCGCAGTACAAGGTCGACGCGGTCGCCATGGACGGCCACGGGCGCCGGGTGGCCCGGCACACCACGTTCAAGACGTACGTTCCCGCCAAGCGCTTCATCGGCTACGTCACGCCCGAGCACCGGGCCCAGGTCGGCACCGGCATGATCGTGAAGGTCGCGTTCAACCGGGAGATCGAGAACCGGGCCGCCGTGCGGCGCGCGATCAGGGTCACCGCCGAACCCGGCGTGGAGATCGCCCCGCACTGGTTCGGCAGGAGCCGCCTCGACTTCCGGCCGAAGAACTACTGGAAGCCGGGCACCGAGGTCACCGTCGACCTGGGCCTGCGCGACGTACAGGCGGCGCCCGGCGTCTACGGCCTCCAGGACAAGGCGTTCACGTTCACGGTGGGCCGCAGCCAGGTCAGCGTGGTGGACGCGGCGTCGCACACCATGCGCGTGCACAGGCGCGGCAAGCCGATGGAGACCGTGCCGATCACCGCGGGGGCGCCGGGCTCGACGACGTACAACGGAAAGATGGTCGTCAGCGAGAAGCTCGACGTCACCCGCATGGACAGCCGCACCGTCGGCTTCGGCGGCGAGTACGACATCCCGGACGTCCCGCACGCCATCCGGCTCACCGACTCCGGCACGTTCCTGCACGGCAACTACTGGTCGGACGGCGTCTTCGGCCGCAGCAACGTCAGCCACGGCTGCGTAGGACTGCGCGATGTGAAGGGCGGCGGCTCCCGGACCCCCGCGGGCCGCTTCTTCGGCCGCAGCCTGATCGGAGACGTGGTGGAGGTCAGGAACAGCGCGGACAAGAAGGTCGCGGCCGACAACGGGCTGGGTGGCTGGAACATGGACTGGACGCGCTGGAAGGCCGGAGGAGCGGTTACGTCCTAG